Proteins encoded by one window of Methanothermobacter sp. K4:
- a CDS encoding methanogenesis marker 8 protein, which yields MGEHVIEALGKTRVTVKDGKVVHVSEPLIHYCPLFHKYRGIEKITSEAVRQNIEFRIKDFGMCTANRELRMRDFLSFGISEIISTLLAEGEVEAAVMVCDGAGTVIVTEPELAQGIGGRISGFISTSPEKDVIEKIGPKNVLDPEKATIDQVKGVERALEMGYRRVAVTVKDPDEAEQLRGISDGEIYLFAVHLTGIDYRGAEKIINTCDVVTSCASKYIRRIADRRALLKVGSSIPIYACTKKGKRFIELRLERMGASGNKNSERNPVPPEPLV from the coding sequence TTGGGTGAACATGTAATAGAGGCCCTGGGCAAAACCCGGGTTACAGTGAAGGACGGTAAAGTGGTCCATGTATCTGAGCCACTGATCCACTACTGCCCCCTGTTCCATAAGTATCGTGGCATTGAAAAGATCACATCTGAGGCGGTCCGCCAGAATATTGAATTTCGCATCAAGGATTTTGGCATGTGCACAGCCAACCGTGAATTAAGAATGAGAGATTTTCTATCATTTGGCATCTCAGAGATTATCTCAACACTCCTTGCTGAGGGGGAGGTGGAGGCAGCCGTGATGGTCTGCGATGGGGCAGGAACCGTCATTGTAACAGAACCGGAACTTGCACAGGGCATAGGCGGAAGAATATCAGGTTTCATCAGCACATCACCTGAAAAGGATGTTATAGAAAAAATTGGCCCCAAAAATGTCCTTGACCCTGAAAAGGCAACAATAGACCAGGTTAAGGGCGTTGAAAGGGCACTTGAAATGGGCTACAGAAGGGTTGCAGTCACAGTCAAGGATCCAGATGAGGCAGAGCAGTTAAGGGGAATCAGTGATGGAGAAATATACCTCTTTGCGGTTCACCTCACAGGAATAGATTACAGGGGAGCAGAGAAAATAATCAATACATGTGATGTTGTAACATCCTGCGCATCAAAATACATAAGGAGGATAGCAGATAGAAGGGCGCTGCTGAAGGTGGGCTCCTCAATACCAATATATGCATGCACAAAAAAGGGTAAGAGATTCATTGAACTCAGATTGGAGAGGATGGGGGCTTCGGGGAATAAAAATTCAGAAAGAAATCCAGTTCCACCCGAACCCCTTGTATAG
- a CDS encoding HesA/MoeB/ThiF family protein, with protein MPRRYEGMAYWEMVSRQMGFISKAQQLRLRDSTVSVIGCGGIGGAAVEMLARMGIGSIRIIDSDVFEVSNINRQLMSSFSALKLPKVEVAAERIRKVNPFADVEVFHECFTEKNASTIIDGSDAVVDALDNITSRVMASRRCSSQGIPFIHGAIHGSMGQLSVFTSDSPSYEELFNLPSAGLELTEDVKANLKELSSETPPVIGPAANLTGCLQAAEVFKLITGMGDLIVAPRMLKFDLLLGEPFKIVEL; from the coding sequence ATGCCTAGGAGATATGAGGGTATGGCCTACTGGGAGATGGTAAGCCGGCAGATGGGTTTCATTTCAAAGGCCCAACAGTTAAGGCTCAGGGATTCAACTGTTTCTGTAATTGGATGTGGAGGTATAGGGGGGGCTGCAGTTGAGATGCTTGCAAGAATGGGCATAGGCAGTATCCGGATAATAGACAGCGACGTATTTGAAGTCTCAAACATCAACAGACAGCTCATGAGCAGTTTCAGCGCCCTTAAACTCCCCAAGGTTGAAGTTGCAGCAGAACGCATCAGGAAGGTAAACCCATTCGCCGATGTAGAGGTATTTCATGAATGTTTCACAGAAAAAAATGCCTCAACCATAATTGATGGTAGTGACGCCGTGGTGGATGCCCTCGATAACATAACCTCAAGGGTCATGGCATCAAGAAGATGCAGCAGCCAGGGCATACCCTTCATACACGGAGCCATACATGGATCCATGGGCCAGCTGAGCGTCTTCACATCCGATTCCCCATCCTATGAGGAACTTTTCAATCTACCATCTGCGGGTCTTGAACTTACAGAGGATGTTAAGGCTAATCTTAAAGAACTATCCTCTGAGACTCCCCCAGTCATAGGACCTGCGGCGAATCTTACAGGGTGTTTGCAGGCAGCTGAGGTTTTTAAACTGATAACCGGGATGGGTGATTTAATAGTCGCCCCGAGGATGCTGAAATTTGATCTGCTCCTTGGCGAACCATTCAAAATTGTCGAACTGTAA
- the glnA gene encoding type I glutamate--ammonia ligase, producing MSDKIGKIIAKMDECGVKFVRLQFVDIHGKPKNMAIPLVRPDQIEDIIKDGLLFDGSSIEGFVDINESDLVLKPDPDTFSTLPWRPEEKGVCRFICDVYWPEGKPFEGDPRYVLKKALDKYAHLGYEYNVGPEPEFFILDQDEDGNIIPHDCGAYFDVEPVDQGTDFRRKLVMDLEALDFDVEVSHHEVAPGQHEIDFKFDKALKTADAVITFKQAIKAIVDKMGYMVTFMPKPFFGENGSGMHCHQSLFKDGENVFYDPDTETQLSEEAMYFIGGLLKHAPALSAICAPTVNSYKRLVPGYEAPVYIAYGLKNRSTLVRIPASRGKGTRVELRMPDPSCNPYLAFAAMLEAGMNGIQNRIDPGEPTEIDVFEKSIPELREMGIETLPSSLWEAYHALEEDDVIKGALGDHVYEKFMDIKHKEWDDYRVRVFKYELERYLDI from the coding sequence ATGTCAGATAAGATTGGAAAAATAATAGCTAAAATGGATGAATGCGGAGTAAAATTCGTCCGCCTTCAGTTTGTGGACATACACGGAAAACCAAAAAACATGGCAATACCCCTGGTAAGGCCAGACCAGATAGAGGACATAATAAAGGACGGTCTCCTCTTTGATGGGTCATCAATTGAGGGATTCGTCGATATAAACGAAAGTGACCTGGTCCTCAAACCAGACCCCGACACCTTCTCAACACTCCCCTGGAGGCCAGAGGAAAAGGGTGTCTGCAGATTCATCTGTGACGTATACTGGCCAGAGGGAAAACCATTCGAGGGGGACCCAAGGTACGTACTCAAAAAGGCCCTTGACAAATACGCCCACCTGGGCTACGAATACAACGTCGGACCGGAACCCGAATTCTTCATCCTGGACCAGGACGAGGATGGGAACATAATACCCCACGACTGCGGTGCATACTTCGATGTGGAACCCGTTGACCAGGGTACGGACTTCAGGAGAAAACTGGTGATGGACCTGGAGGCCCTTGACTTCGATGTTGAGGTAAGCCACCACGAGGTCGCCCCTGGACAGCATGAGATAGACTTTAAATTTGACAAGGCACTTAAAACAGCAGACGCCGTAATAACCTTCAAGCAGGCAATAAAGGCTATAGTGGACAAGATGGGTTACATGGTAACCTTCATGCCAAAACCATTCTTCGGTGAAAACGGTAGCGGTATGCACTGCCACCAGTCACTCTTCAAGGACGGTGAAAACGTATTCTACGACCCTGACACCGAGACACAGCTATCAGAAGAGGCCATGTACTTCATAGGAGGGCTCCTCAAGCATGCCCCCGCACTATCAGCGATATGTGCGCCAACAGTCAACTCCTACAAGAGGCTCGTGCCGGGTTATGAGGCCCCTGTGTACATCGCATACGGTCTCAAAAACAGGTCAACCCTTGTGAGGATCCCTGCATCCCGTGGTAAGGGGACACGTGTAGAGCTCAGGATGCCTGACCCCTCATGCAACCCGTACCTTGCATTTGCAGCCATGCTGGAAGCAGGTATGAACGGTATACAGAACAGGATCGACCCAGGGGAGCCAACTGAAATCGACGTATTCGAAAAATCCATTCCTGAACTCAGGGAAATGGGAATCGAAACCCTCCCATCAAGTCTCTGGGAGGCATACCATGCCCTTGAGGAGGACGACGTCATCAAGGGCGCCCTCGGGGACCATGTCTATGAGAAGTTCATGGATATAAAGCACAAGGAATGGGACGACTACCGGGTGAGGGTCTTCAAGTACGAACTTGAAAGATACCTGGACATCTAA